Proteins from a genomic interval of Streptomyces sp. NBC_01445:
- a CDS encoding ABC transporter substrate-binding protein, with product MKSLNARTTRAIVVAIAAGSLALTGCSGGSKDKAKDESKNQKDASSQSKPVAYGDAAASNGPAEAIPGAKNGGKITVYAQSDLTHMDPGQTYVSDAGQFGNLITRGLTNFQEDAKGNLTVVGDVATDSGKSSDGGKTWTYTLKDGIKDDQGNVITSKDVRHTIERQYSKVIFDGPTYVQTWLSGADYRKKLPDGPYKGKHLPDSVLSTPDDKTVVFHFDTARPDLPQALAMAGYGIVPEKRDTKEKYDKAPASLGPYKLADYKAGKSLTLVKNTNWDPKTDSVRHQYVDGYNFELTVAQDSQTKRLIADQGEAKTAIQFTDTVDPAQLQDVVTDPKVNKRTIKGYQPYVWQMSYNLDRMKDKKVRDAITYAIPSQRMVQADGGKYGGEIAGGLFAPTLPNFDPKFDPFGKLKKPNGDLAMAQKLIKEAGVKKGTKLTYAYSNTPRGQAQMVIIKDTLSKLGFDVQAKEIDRASFYEQIGKLKNPFDLYMTGWGQDWPSEGTVVTPVYDGDQVQDGGSNYSHIKDPQVDAGIKEALKLDPAAAKSKWAELHKRIVEEVDPAAPVYYSKSIQLFGSGIGGAKYSTESSYVDINDLFVK from the coding sequence ATGAAGTCTCTCAACGCGCGCACCACACGCGCCATAGTCGTCGCCATCGCGGCTGGCTCCCTCGCCCTGACGGGATGCTCCGGCGGCAGCAAAGACAAGGCCAAGGACGAATCGAAGAACCAGAAAGACGCGTCGAGTCAGTCCAAGCCCGTCGCGTACGGTGACGCCGCCGCCTCCAACGGCCCGGCGGAGGCCATCCCCGGCGCGAAGAACGGTGGCAAGATCACCGTTTACGCGCAGTCCGACCTGACGCACATGGACCCGGGACAGACCTACGTCTCGGACGCCGGTCAGTTCGGCAACCTGATCACCCGTGGTCTGACGAACTTCCAGGAGGACGCCAAGGGCAACCTGACCGTCGTCGGTGACGTCGCCACCGACTCCGGCAAGTCGTCCGACGGCGGTAAGACCTGGACGTACACGCTCAAGGACGGCATCAAGGACGACCAGGGCAACGTCATCACGTCCAAGGACGTCCGCCACACCATCGAGCGTCAGTACTCGAAGGTCATCTTCGACGGCCCGACGTACGTCCAGACCTGGCTCTCCGGCGCCGACTACCGCAAGAAGCTGCCGGACGGTCCGTACAAGGGCAAGCACCTGCCGGACTCCGTCCTGTCGACCCCGGACGACAAGACCGTGGTCTTCCACTTCGACACGGCCCGCCCCGACCTGCCGCAGGCCCTCGCCATGGCCGGTTACGGCATCGTCCCCGAGAAGCGGGACACCAAGGAGAAGTACGACAAGGCGCCCGCCTCGCTCGGCCCGTACAAGCTCGCCGACTACAAGGCGGGCAAGTCCCTCACGCTGGTGAAGAACACCAACTGGGACCCGAAGACGGACTCGGTGCGCCACCAGTACGTCGACGGCTACAACTTCGAGCTGACGGTCGCCCAGGACAGCCAGACCAAGCGTCTGATCGCCGACCAGGGCGAGGCCAAGACGGCGATCCAGTTCACCGACACCGTCGACCCGGCCCAGCTCCAGGACGTCGTCACCGACCCGAAGGTCAACAAGCGCACGATCAAGGGCTACCAGCCCTACGTGTGGCAGATGAGCTACAACCTGGACCGGATGAAGGACAAGAAGGTCCGCGACGCCATCACCTACGCCATCCCGAGCCAGCGGATGGTCCAGGCGGACGGCGGCAAGTACGGCGGCGAGATCGCGGGTGGCCTGTTCGCCCCGACCCTGCCGAACTTCGACCCGAAGTTCGACCCGTTCGGCAAGCTCAAGAAGCCCAACGGTGACCTGGCGATGGCTCAGAAGCTGATCAAGGAAGCCGGTGTCAAGAAGGGCACCAAGCTCACCTACGCCTACTCGAACACCCCGCGCGGCCAGGCCCAGATGGTCATCATCAAGGACACCCTGTCCAAGCTCGGCTTCGACGTCCAGGCCAAGGAGATCGACCGGGCCAGCTTCTACGAGCAGATCGGCAAGCTGAAGAACCCGTTCGACCTCTACATGACCGGCTGGGGCCAGGACTGGCCGTCCGAGGGCACGGTCGTCACCCCGGTCTACGACGGTGACCAGGTCCAGGACGGTGGGTCGAACTACTCCCACATCAAGGACCCGCAGGTCGACGCCGGCATCAAGGAGGCCCTGAAGCTGGACCCGGCAGCGGCCAAG
- a CDS encoding ABC transporter permease, which yields MTSPVEAGDAKVAVVLDDDPGATKPNGAEEPKKLEGRSPGQLMWMRFKRDRTGMVSAAVVIFFFLVAALAPVISKIYGKDPYTLYPAEPDFPYILNDFAMPSAPFGGMSGDFWFGVEPKIGRDVFTQLLYGMRTSLYVAVVITILSVVTGVIIGMIGGYFGGKVDYWLGRVTDFFLGFPSQLFFIAFMPVVTALFVSPRDETPTYLRVTAIILVTWFLGWMGLARLVRSSVLSLREREFVEAAKVSGASPARIIRKEVLPNIVTPILVQTTYMLPSNILNIAFLSFVGVGFVEPTPDWGRMFRAGAGFYEQDPYYLLFPGAALVIFVLAFNLLGDSVRDAFDPKSGR from the coding sequence ATGACGAGTCCAGTTGAGGCCGGCGACGCCAAGGTCGCCGTCGTCTTGGACGACGATCCCGGCGCCACGAAACCGAACGGCGCGGAGGAACCCAAGAAGCTCGAGGGGCGCTCGCCCGGTCAGCTCATGTGGATGCGCTTCAAGCGCGACCGCACGGGCATGGTCTCCGCAGCCGTAGTGATCTTCTTCTTCCTGGTCGCGGCACTCGCGCCAGTGATCTCGAAGATCTACGGCAAGGACCCGTACACGCTGTACCCGGCCGAGCCGGACTTCCCGTACATCCTCAACGACTTCGCGATGCCCTCCGCTCCGTTCGGCGGCATGTCGGGGGACTTCTGGTTCGGTGTCGAGCCCAAAATCGGCCGGGACGTCTTCACTCAGCTCCTGTACGGCATGCGGACCTCGCTGTACGTGGCGGTGGTCATCACCATCCTGAGCGTCGTGACCGGCGTCATCATCGGCATGATCGGCGGCTACTTCGGCGGCAAGGTCGACTACTGGCTCGGCCGGGTCACCGACTTCTTCCTCGGGTTCCCGTCGCAGCTGTTCTTCATCGCCTTCATGCCGGTCGTCACGGCCCTGTTCGTGTCGCCGCGCGATGAGACGCCGACCTACCTGCGCGTTACCGCGATCATTCTCGTGACCTGGTTCCTCGGCTGGATGGGTCTGGCCCGACTGGTCCGAAGCTCCGTACTCTCCCTGCGCGAGCGGGAGTTCGTCGAGGCGGCCAAGGTCTCCGGCGCCTCCCCGGCACGGATCATCCGCAAGGAAGTCCTGCCGAACATCGTCACCCCGATCCTGGTGCAGACCACGTACATGCTGCCCAGCAACATCCTGAACATCGCGTTCCTGTCCTTCGTGGGCGTCGGCTTCGTCGAGCCCACTCCTGACTGGGGCCGCATGTTCCGGGCGGGCGCTGGATTCTACGAACAGGACCCGTACTACCTCCTGTTCCCGGGTGCTGCGCTCGTGATTTTCGTCCTGGCGTTCAACCTTCTTGGTGACTCCGTCCGGGATGCTTTCGACCCCAAGTCCGGACGCTGA
- the typA gene encoding translational GTPase TypA — MATRHDIRNVAIVAHVDHGKTTLVDAMLKQAGAFAAHAAESLDDRMMDSNDLEREKGITILAKNTAVKYHPKDGGDAITINIIDTPGHADFGGEVERGLSMVDAVVLLVDASEGPLPQTRFVLRKALSAKMPVILCINKTDRPDSRIAEVVDETYDLFLDLDADEDQIEFPIVYACARDGVASLTKPEDGTVPQDSENLEPFFNTILAHVPAPEFDEDAPLQAHVTNLDADNFLGRIALCRVEQGELRKGQTVTWIKRDGTMSNVRITELLMTEALTRKPAEMAGPGDICAIAGIPDIMIGETLADTENPIALPLITVDEPAISMTIGANTSPLVGKGGKGHKVTARQIKDRLDRELVGNVSLRVLDTERPDAWEVQGRGELALAILVEQMRREGFELTVGKPEVVTKQVNGKTHEPIERMTIDSPEEHLGAITQLMATRKGRMETMTNHGSGWVRMEWIVPSRGLIGFRTEFLTQTRGTGIAHSIFEGHEPWFGDLRTRHNGSLVADRSGTVTPFAMVNLQERGVIFTEAGTEVYEGMIIGENSRADDMDVNITKEKKLTNMRAASADTTENVVPARKLSLEQSLEFCRDDECIEVTPETVRIRKVVLDQKLRGRAASKAKNA, encoded by the coding sequence ATGGCCACGCGCCACGACATCCGTAACGTCGCCATCGTCGCCCACGTCGACCACGGCAAGACCACGCTGGTCGACGCCATGCTCAAGCAGGCAGGCGCCTTCGCGGCGCACGCCGCCGAGTCGCTCGACGACCGCATGATGGACTCGAACGACCTGGAGCGTGAGAAGGGCATCACGATCCTGGCCAAGAACACGGCGGTCAAGTACCACCCGAAGGATGGCGGCGACGCCATCACGATCAACATCATCGACACCCCCGGCCACGCCGACTTCGGTGGTGAGGTCGAGCGCGGCCTGTCGATGGTCGACGCGGTCGTGCTGCTCGTCGACGCCTCCGAGGGCCCGCTGCCGCAGACCCGCTTCGTGCTGCGCAAGGCGCTCTCGGCCAAGATGCCGGTCATCCTGTGCATCAACAAGACGGACCGCCCCGACTCCCGGATCGCCGAGGTCGTCGACGAGACGTACGACCTGTTCCTGGACCTGGACGCGGACGAGGACCAGATCGAGTTCCCGATCGTCTACGCCTGCGCCCGTGACGGTGTGGCCTCGCTGACCAAGCCCGAGGACGGCACCGTCCCGCAGGACAGCGAGAACCTCGAGCCGTTCTTCAACACGATCCTGGCGCACGTCCCGGCCCCCGAGTTCGACGAGGACGCCCCCCTTCAGGCGCACGTCACGAACCTCGACGCGGACAACTTCCTCGGCCGTATCGCGCTCTGCCGCGTCGAGCAGGGCGAGCTGCGCAAGGGCCAGACCGTCACGTGGATCAAGCGCGACGGCACGATGTCCAACGTCCGCATCACCGAGCTCCTGATGACCGAGGCGCTCACCCGCAAGCCGGCCGAGATGGCGGGCCCGGGCGACATCTGCGCCATCGCCGGTATCCCGGACATCATGATCGGCGAGACCCTGGCCGACACCGAGAACCCGATCGCGCTGCCGCTCATCACGGTCGACGAGCCGGCCATCTCGATGACCATCGGTGCGAACACCTCGCCGCTGGTCGGCAAGGGCGGCAAGGGCCACAAGGTCACGGCCCGCCAGATCAAGGACCGCCTCGACCGCGAGCTGGTCGGTAACGTCTCGCTCCGTGTCCTCGACACCGAGCGCCCCGACGCCTGGGAGGTCCAGGGCCGTGGTGAGCTCGCGCTCGCCATCCTGGTCGAGCAGATGCGTCGCGAGGGCTTCGAGCTGACCGTCGGCAAGCCCGAGGTCGTCACCAAGCAGGTCAACGGCAAGACGCACGAGCCGATCGAGCGCATGACGATCGACTCCCCCGAGGAGCACCTCGGCGCCATCACGCAGCTCATGGCGACCCGCAAGGGCCGTATGGAGACCATGACGAACCACGGTTCGGGCTGGGTCCGCATGGAGTGGATCGTCCCGTCCCGCGGCCTCATCGGCTTCCGCACGGAGTTCCTCACGCAGACCCGCGGCACCGGCATCGCGCACTCCATCTTCGAGGGCCACGAGCCGTGGTTCGGCGATCTGCGCACCCGTCACAACGGCTCGCTCGTCGCGGACCGCTCGGGCACGGTGACGCCGTTCGCGATGGTCAACCTCCAGGAGCGCGGTGTCATCTTCACCGAGGCCGGCACCGAGGTCTACGAGGGCATGATCATCGGCGAGAACTCGCGCGCCGACGACATGGACGTGAACATCACCAAGGAGAAGAAGCTCACCAACATGCGTGCGGCTTCCGCGGACACCACGGAGAACGTGGTGCCCGCCCGCAAGCTCTCGCTCGAGCAGTCCCTGGAGTTCTGCCGCGACGACGAGTGCATCGAGGTGACCCCGGAGACGGTCCGTATCCGTAAGGTCGTCCTGGACCAGAAGCTGCGCGGCCGCGCGGCCTCGAAGGCCAAGAACGCCTGA
- a CDS encoding ABC transporter family substrate-binding protein, translating to MSHDGATSRLARRPARRPVLRSAAFLVSGALAVSALAGCSSGDDEEETSSQAAAQDIAPASRGDVADGGTLRWAVDALPGTLNSYQADADAGTTRVVGAVLPSMFRLDHQGRAVRDPDFLEKAEVIEREPKQVVLYKINQQAVWSDGREIGAADFAAQWRALSGKNSAYWTAHNAGYDRIEKIERGKNNLEVRVTFAKPYADWRSLFSPLYPKDVMGTPDAFNEGSRRELKVTAGPFALKEVDRDAKDVTLVRNPHWWGRQAKLDQIVLRTVPRAERADALVAGKVDLAAVDPEDASRISLAGRDKGSSGPLAHGPGAALTPGESMRSWAVAHGGDEKAADKELDAREKTRAAVAKYEREQSRLDGYVLRKSLEPAFTQLALNGAEGPLADERVRRAVARAIDRKKLAEVVLKPLGLPVHTVGSHLALAGQQAYADSSGALGSQDTNEARALLTDAGWVPGGPLKDEAGKTKPKTAGSESDSEKEGAKDKKGTEVKKGAASEDSDDGTYIGGESDQKPGDRQTPFFAPERTAAYQHAALLHQADAQKLREADKEKKHADQYAKEAAQGGAPGAYAPKGTAAPAGAPAGPLAKDGKPLILRFVLPSGPGSDSLRAVADRISQMLQKIGIRTETSKVADASYFKDHIASGQYDLALYSWPASAFPATDARPIYAKPVPAADGSLTVEQNYTRVGTDHIDQLFDQAIGELDEGEERSLVKQADARIWAAAGSIPLYQRPELVAARRTVVNAGAFGFQEPNYEDIGFLKPGARPGARPNVSGSANPAGKSSEKSSEEPSASPSEKK from the coding sequence ATGTCCCATGACGGCGCCACATCGCGCCTCGCCAGGCGTCCCGCGCGGCGTCCCGTCCTGCGCTCGGCCGCGTTCCTCGTGTCGGGGGCGCTCGCGGTGTCGGCCCTGGCCGGCTGCAGCTCGGGCGATGACGAAGAAGAGACCAGCAGTCAGGCCGCCGCCCAGGACATCGCGCCCGCGTCCCGCGGCGACGTCGCCGACGGCGGCACCCTGCGCTGGGCGGTCGATGCTCTGCCGGGGACCCTCAACTCCTACCAGGCGGACGCCGACGCGGGGACGACCCGTGTCGTCGGCGCCGTGCTGCCCTCCATGTTCCGGCTCGACCACCAGGGCAGGGCGGTGCGCGACCCGGACTTCCTGGAGAAGGCCGAGGTCATCGAGCGCGAGCCCAAGCAGGTCGTCCTGTACAAGATCAACCAGCAGGCGGTGTGGAGCGACGGCCGCGAGATCGGAGCCGCCGACTTCGCCGCCCAGTGGCGCGCCCTGTCCGGCAAGAACTCCGCGTACTGGACGGCCCACAACGCGGGCTACGACCGCATCGAGAAGATCGAGCGCGGCAAGAACAACCTGGAGGTGCGGGTCACCTTCGCGAAGCCGTACGCGGACTGGCGCTCACTGTTCTCGCCGCTGTACCCCAAGGACGTCATGGGGACCCCGGACGCCTTCAACGAGGGATCCCGGCGCGAGCTCAAGGTCACCGCGGGCCCCTTCGCGCTCAAGGAGGTCGACCGCGACGCCAAGGACGTCACGCTGGTGCGCAACCCGCACTGGTGGGGCCGCCAGGCCAAGCTCGACCAGATCGTCCTGCGGACCGTGCCCCGCGCGGAGCGCGCCGACGCACTCGTCGCGGGGAAGGTCGACCTCGCCGCCGTCGACCCGGAGGACGCGTCCCGCATCTCCCTCGCCGGCCGTGACAAGGGCAGCTCGGGCCCGCTCGCCCACGGCCCCGGCGCCGCGCTCACGCCCGGCGAGTCGATGCGGTCCTGGGCCGTCGCGCACGGCGGCGACGAGAAGGCGGCAGACAAGGAACTCGACGCCCGCGAGAAGACCCGTGCGGCCGTCGCGAAGTACGAGAGGGAACAGTCGCGCCTGGACGGTTACGTCCTGCGCAAGTCCCTCGAACCCGCCTTCACGCAGCTCGCGCTGAACGGCGCCGAGGGTCCGCTGGCCGACGAGCGCGTGCGCCGCGCCGTGGCCCGCGCCATCGACCGCAAGAAGCTCGCCGAGGTCGTCCTCAAGCCGCTCGGTCTGCCCGTGCACACGGTCGGCAGCCATCTCGCCCTCGCCGGGCAGCAGGCGTACGCCGACAGCAGTGGTGCCCTCGGCAGCCAGGACACCAACGAGGCCCGGGCGCTGCTCACGGACGCGGGCTGGGTGCCGGGCGGTCCCCTGAAGGACGAGGCCGGGAAGACCAAGCCGAAGACGGCGGGCAGTGAGTCCGACAGCGAGAAGGAGGGCGCCAAGGACAAGAAGGGCACGGAGGTCAAGAAGGGGGCCGCCTCCGAGGACTCCGACGACGGCACGTACATCGGCGGCGAGAGCGACCAGAAGCCGGGCGACCGGCAGACCCCCTTCTTCGCCCCCGAGCGCACCGCCGCCTACCAGCACGCCGCGCTCCTGCACCAGGCCGACGCGCAGAAGCTGCGCGAGGCCGACAAGGAGAAGAAGCACGCCGATCAGTACGCGAAGGAGGCCGCCCAGGGCGGCGCCCCGGGCGCGTACGCCCCGAAGGGGACGGCCGCACCCGCCGGTGCCCCCGCCGGACCGCTCGCCAAGGACGGCAAGCCGCTGATCCTGCGCTTCGTGCTCCCGTCGGGCCCCGGCTCGGACTCGCTGCGCGCGGTCGCCGACCGGATCTCGCAGATGCTGCAGAAGATCGGCATCCGCACCGAGACGTCGAAGGTCGCCGACGCCAGCTACTTCAAGGACCACATCGCGTCCGGGCAGTACGACCTGGCGCTCTACTCGTGGCCCGCCTCGGCCTTCCCGGCCACCGACGCCCGCCCGATCTACGCCAAGCCGGTACCCGCCGCGGACGGCTCGCTGACCGTCGAGCAGAACTACACCCGGGTCGGCACGGACCACATCGACCAGCTCTTCGACCAGGCGATCGGTGAGCTCGACGAGGGGGAGGAGCGCTCCCTGGTCAAGCAGGCCGACGCCCGTATCTGGGCCGCTGCAGGATCGATTCCTCTCTATCAGCGCCCGGAGCTGGTGGCCGCCCGTCGCACCGTCGTCAACGCGGGGGCCTTCGGCTTCCAGGAGCCGAATTACGAGGACATCGGCTTCCTGAAGCCGGGCGCGCGGCCGGGTGCCCGGCCGAACGTCTCCGGCTCGGCGAACCCGGCCGGGAAATCTTCCGAGAAGTCGTCCGAGGAGCCGTCCGCGAGTCCGTCCGAGAAGAAGTGA
- a CDS encoding fumarate reductase/succinate dehydrogenase flavoprotein subunit, with translation MSQVERQQWDVVVVGAGGAGLRAAIEARERGARTAVICKSLFGKAHTVMAEGGIAAAMGNVNSGDSWQVHFRDTLRGGKFLNQWRMAELHAREAPDRVWELETWGALFDRTADGRISQRNFGGHEYPRLAHVGDRTGLELIRTLQQKIVALQQEDFKEFGDYEARLKVFQECTVTRVLKDVSDSGSTAGERVSGAFCYERESGRFFVLEAPSVVLATGGIGKSFKVTSNSWEYTGDGHALALLAGAPLLNMEFVQFHPTGMVWPPSVKGILVTESVRGDGGVLRNSEGKRFMFDYVPDVFKEKYAESEDEGDRWYDDPDHNRRPPELLPRDEVARAINSEVKAGRGSPHGGVFLDVSTRMPAERIRRRLPSMYHQFKELADVDITAEPMEVGPTCHYVMGGIAVDSDTAAARGVPGLFAAGEVAGGMHGSNRLGGNSLSDLLVFGRRAGLHAAEYAAGLDERPAIDAVQVDTAAAEALRPFSAEGPADGGVAENPYTLHQELQQAMNDLVGIIRREEEMAEALDRLAGLRLRARRAGVEGHRQFNPGWHLALDLRNMLLVSECIARAALERTESRGGHTREDHPTMDRDWRRTNLLCRLVDPTGGLAATDPVRGQIDLVRDTTEPIRPDLLALFEKEELVKYLAEEELYE, from the coding sequence ATGTCTCAAGTGGAGCGGCAGCAGTGGGACGTTGTCGTGGTGGGGGCGGGCGGTGCGGGCCTGCGCGCGGCGATCGAGGCGCGCGAGCGCGGCGCGCGTACGGCCGTGATCTGCAAGTCCCTCTTCGGCAAGGCGCACACCGTGATGGCCGAGGGCGGCATCGCCGCGGCCATGGGAAATGTGAACTCCGGCGACAGCTGGCAGGTCCACTTCCGGGACACGCTGCGCGGCGGCAAGTTCCTCAACCAGTGGCGGATGGCCGAGCTGCACGCGCGCGAAGCACCCGACCGGGTCTGGGAGTTGGAGACCTGGGGCGCCCTGTTCGACCGGACGGCGGACGGCCGGATCTCGCAGCGCAACTTCGGCGGGCACGAGTACCCGCGCCTCGCGCACGTCGGTGACCGCACGGGCCTGGAGCTGATCCGCACGCTCCAGCAGAAGATCGTGGCGCTGCAGCAGGAGGACTTCAAGGAGTTCGGCGACTACGAGGCACGCCTCAAGGTCTTCCAGGAGTGCACGGTCACCCGCGTACTCAAGGATGTGTCCGACAGCGGCTCCACCGCGGGCGAGCGCGTTTCCGGCGCGTTCTGCTACGAGCGCGAGAGCGGCCGCTTCTTCGTCCTGGAGGCGCCGAGCGTGGTGCTGGCGACGGGCGGCATCGGCAAGTCCTTCAAGGTGACGTCGAACTCGTGGGAGTACACGGGCGACGGCCACGCACTCGCGCTGCTCGCCGGGGCGCCGCTGCTGAACATGGAGTTCGTGCAGTTCCATCCGACGGGCATGGTCTGGCCGCCGTCGGTGAAGGGCATCCTCGTCACGGAGTCGGTGCGCGGCGACGGCGGGGTCCTGCGCAACTCCGAGGGCAAGCGGTTCATGTTCGACTACGTCCCCGACGTCTTCAAGGAGAAGTACGCCGAGTCGGAGGACGAGGGCGACCGCTGGTACGACGACCCGGATCACAACCGGCGCCCGCCCGAGCTGCTCCCCCGCGACGAGGTGGCGCGCGCCATCAACTCCGAGGTGAAGGCGGGCCGGGGCTCCCCGCACGGCGGCGTCTTCCTCGACGTCTCCACGCGCATGCCGGCCGAGCGCATCCGGCGTCGGCTGCCGTCGATGTACCACCAGTTCAAGGAGCTGGCGGACGTCGACATCACGGCCGAGCCGATGGAGGTCGGCCCGACCTGCCACTACGTGATGGGCGGCATCGCCGTCGACTCGGACACGGCAGCGGCACGGGGCGTGCCCGGCCTGTTCGCGGCCGGCGAGGTGGCCGGCGGCATGCACGGCTCGAACCGCCTGGGCGGCAACTCGCTCTCCGACCTCCTCGTCTTCGGCCGCCGCGCCGGACTGCACGCGGCCGAGTACGCGGCCGGGCTCGACGAGCGGCCCGCCATCGACGCGGTCCAGGTCGACACGGCGGCGGCGGAGGCGCTGCGCCCGTTCTCCGCGGAGGGTCCCGCGGACGGGGGCGTCGCCGAGAACCCGTACACACTCCACCAGGAGCTCCAGCAGGCGATGAACGATCTGGTCGGCATCATCCGCCGCGAGGAGGAGATGGCCGAGGCGCTCGACCGGCTCGCCGGGCTGCGGCTGCGGGCGCGACGGGCCGGGGTGGAGGGGCACCGTCAGTTCAACCCCGGCTGGCACCTCGCGCTCGACCTGCGCAACATGCTGCTCGTCAGCGAGTGCATCGCGCGCGCCGCCCTGGAGCGCACGGAGTCGCGCGGCGGCCACACCCGTGAGGACCACCCGACGATGGACCGCGACTGGCGGCGCACCAACCTGCTGTGCCGGCTCGTCGATCCGACCGGCGGCCTCGCTGCCACGGATCCGGTCCGCGGCCAGATCGACCTCGTGCGCGACACCACCGAGCCCATCCGCCCGGACCTGCTCGCCCTCTTCGAGAAGGAAGAGCTGGTCAAGTACCTCGCCGAAGAGGAGCTGTACGAGTGA
- a CDS encoding succinate dehydrogenase/fumarate reductase iron-sulfur subunit: MSSYDARFRVWRGDAEGGGLTDFSVEVNDGEVVLDIIHRIQATQASDLAVRWNCKAGKCGSCSAEINGRPRLMCMTRMSVFDREDVITVTPLRAFPVVRDLVTDVGFNYAKAREIPAFVPPAGVGPGEYRMQQEDVDRSQEFRKCIECFLCQDTCHAVRDHEENKAAFAGPRFLMRVAELDMHPLDAASDSGLDRKRTAQEDHGLGYCNITKCCTEVCPEGIHITDNALIPLKERAVDRKYDPVVWLGNKIRRRSSS, translated from the coding sequence GTGAGTTCGTACGATGCGCGTTTCAGGGTCTGGCGCGGGGACGCCGAGGGCGGTGGCCTGACGGACTTCTCCGTCGAGGTGAACGACGGCGAGGTCGTCCTCGACATCATCCACAGGATCCAGGCGACCCAGGCGTCCGACCTCGCGGTCCGCTGGAACTGCAAGGCGGGCAAGTGCGGTTCGTGCTCGGCGGAGATCAACGGCCGGCCCCGCCTGATGTGCATGACCCGCATGTCGGTCTTCGACCGCGAGGACGTCATCACGGTGACGCCACTGCGCGCCTTCCCTGTGGTCCGCGACCTCGTCACGGACGTCGGCTTCAACTACGCGAAGGCCCGTGAGATCCCGGCCTTCGTCCCGCCGGCCGGGGTCGGCCCGGGCGAGTACCGCATGCAGCAGGAGGACGTGGACCGCTCGCAGGAGTTCCGCAAGTGCATCGAGTGCTTCCTGTGCCAGGACACGTGCCACGCGGTGCGCGACCACGAGGAGAACAAGGCGGCGTTCGCGGGCCCGCGCTTCCTGATGCGGGTCGCGGAGCTGGACATGCACCCTCTCGACGCGGCGTCGGACTCCGGCCTCGACCGCAAGCGCACGGCCCAGGAGGACCACGGCCTCGGCTACTGCAACATCACGAAGTGCTGCACGGAGGTCTGCCCGGAGGGCATCCACATCACGGACAACGCCCTGATCCCCTTGAAGGAGCGTGCGGTCGACCGCAAATACGACCCGGTGGTCTGGCTGGGGAACAAGATCCGACGCAGGTCGTCCTCCTGA